The Planktothrix tepida PCC 9214 genome window below encodes:
- a CDS encoding HypC/HybG/HupF family hydrogenase formation chaperone → MCLAIPGQLLSISGNDPLEKIGKVSFGGLVKEVNLAYVPEVKVGDYVIVHVGFALSIVDEQAAQQTLTDLQQMVTIS, encoded by the coding sequence ATGTGTTTAGCGATTCCCGGTCAATTGCTCAGTATTTCTGGCAATGATCCCTTAGAAAAAATTGGGAAAGTTAGCTTTGGCGGACTGGTCAAAGAAGTCAACCTAGCTTATGTTCCAGAGGTTAAAGTCGGTGATTATGTCATTGTTCATGTGGGTTTTGCGCTGAGTATTGTCGATGAACAAGCCGCACAACAAACCTTAACAGATTTACAACAAATGGTGACAATCAGTTAA
- the hypD gene encoding hydrogenase formation protein HypD: MKFVDEYRDAKLAQDYAKAIAAITTKPWTIMEICGGQTHSIVKYGIDELLPSEITLIHGPGCPVCVTDINIIDQAIALASLPNIILCSFGDMLRVPGSEKDLLSVKATGADVRIVYNPLDCLKIAQQNPTKEVIFFAVGFETTAPTTAMAVYQAAQQNINNFSLLVSHVLVPPAMEAILSSPNCQVQGFLAAGHVCTIMGYTEYEPIVEKYQIPIVVTGFEPVDILQGIYFCIQQLENSEYKLENQYNRSVRREGNETAKTIIQEVFEIVPRQWRGLGEIPQSGLGIKQKYIDFDAQKRFNSQRLIPVSSPCADCISGEILQGIKKPHQCSAFGTRCTPEHPLGAPMVSSEGACAAYYRYRQQTPHNKIPISL; this comes from the coding sequence ATGAAATTTGTTGATGAATATCGAGATGCTAAATTAGCCCAGGATTATGCAAAAGCGATCGCAGCTATTACCACAAAACCTTGGACAATTATGGAAATTTGTGGGGGACAAACCCACTCTATTGTTAAATATGGCATTGATGAATTATTACCCTCAGAAATTACCTTAATTCATGGCCCAGGCTGTCCCGTTTGTGTTACCGATATTAATATTATTGATCAAGCCATTGCTCTCGCTTCTTTACCTAATATTATTCTCTGTTCCTTTGGCGATATGTTACGGGTTCCAGGGAGTGAAAAAGACCTCTTAAGCGTTAAAGCAACTGGGGCAGATGTTAGAATAGTTTATAACCCCTTAGACTGTTTAAAAATTGCCCAACAAAACCCGACAAAAGAAGTAATTTTCTTCGCCGTTGGTTTTGAAACCACCGCTCCAACAACGGCAATGGCAGTTTATCAAGCGGCTCAACAAAACATTAATAATTTCTCCCTGTTAGTTTCCCATGTGCTTGTTCCTCCAGCGATGGAAGCTATTTTATCTAGTCCTAATTGTCAAGTTCAAGGCTTCTTAGCGGCGGGTCATGTTTGCACCATTATGGGATATACGGAATATGAACCTATTGTTGAAAAATATCAAATTCCTATTGTTGTTACTGGGTTTGAACCTGTTGATATTTTACAAGGGATTTATTTCTGTATTCAACAGTTAGAAAACAGCGAATATAAACTCGAAAATCAATATAATCGTTCCGTGCGTCGAGAAGGAAATGAAACCGCTAAAACAATTATTCAAGAAGTGTTTGAAATTGTCCCCCGTCAATGGCGAGGTTTGGGGGAAATTCCCCAAAGTGGGTTAGGAATTAAACAGAAATATATTGATTTTGATGCTCAAAAACGGTTTAATTCTCAACGGTTAATTCCCGTTTCTTCTCCCTGTGCTGACTGTATTAGCGGAGAAATTCTTCAAGGAATTAAAAAACCCCATCAATGTTCTGCTTTTGGAACCCGTTGTACTCCTGAACATCCGTTAGGCGCGCCGATGGTTTCTTCTGAAGGTGCTTGTGCGGCTTATTATCGCTATCGTCAACAAACTCCCCACAATAAAATTCCGATTTCTTTATAA
- a CDS encoding dihydroorotate dehydrogenase-like protein: MDLSTTYLGLNLRTPIVPSAAAPLSEDIDNVKRLEDAGAAAVVLHSLFEEQLLREKFELHHHLEYGTNSFAEALSYFPEPDEYHVGPELYLEHIRQAKECTNIPIIASLNGFSSGGWVEYAQLMQQAGADAIELNVYYVPTDFDLTGEQVEQNYLNTLREVKAEVTIPVALKVSPYFSNMANMAKQFCNAGADGLVLFNRFLQPDINAEELIVEPGSVLSNPHDMRLPMRWIAILYGRINADLACTSGVQRGHDAIKMLMAGAKVTQVCSALLRHGFNYIKVMEDEMKHWMEEHEYESVKQMQGSMSQLHCEDESAYERAQYMKTITSYKLGHSLV, from the coding sequence ATGGATTTATCAACAACATATCTCGGCTTAAATTTACGGACTCCCATCGTTCCTTCTGCGGCGGCTCCCCTTTCAGAAGATATTGATAATGTGAAACGTTTAGAAGATGCTGGGGCGGCGGCGGTGGTTTTACATTCCTTATTTGAGGAACAATTACTCCGAGAAAAATTTGAACTGCATCATCATTTAGAATACGGAACTAATAGCTTTGCAGAAGCGTTAAGTTATTTCCCTGAACCGGATGAATATCACGTTGGGCCAGAACTGTATTTAGAACATATTCGCCAAGCGAAAGAATGCACGAATATTCCGATTATTGCCAGTTTAAACGGCTTTTCTTCTGGGGGTTGGGTGGAATATGCTCAATTGATGCAACAAGCTGGGGCTGATGCAATTGAATTAAACGTTTATTATGTTCCTACAGACTTTGATTTAACCGGAGAACAAGTCGAACAAAACTATCTGAATACTCTGCGAGAAGTTAAAGCAGAAGTGACCATTCCCGTTGCGTTAAAAGTGAGCCCGTATTTTAGCAATATGGCGAATATGGCGAAACAATTCTGCAATGCTGGGGCGGATGGTTTAGTGTTATTTAATCGTTTCCTGCAACCGGATATTAACGCAGAGGAATTAATTGTTGAACCGGGTTCTGTTTTAAGCAATCCCCATGATATGCGTTTACCCATGCGTTGGATAGCGATTTTATATGGTCGAATTAACGCTGATTTAGCTTGTACCAGTGGCGTTCAACGGGGTCATGATGCCATTAAAATGTTAATGGCTGGGGCAAAAGTGACTCAAGTTTGTTCTGCATTACTTCGACATGGTTTTAATTATATTAAAGTCATGGAAGATGAAATGAAACACTGGATGGAAGAACACGAATATGAGTCCGTGAAACAAATGCAGGGTTCTATGTCTCAACTCCATTGTGAGGATGAATCTGCCTATGAACGAGCTCAATACATGAAGACAATTACCTCTTATAAACTCGGTCATAGTTTAGTTTAA
- the pflB gene encoding formate C-acetyltransferase: protein MIATNERRILNQSPSNLCEQWQGFIEGKWTKEVNVRNFIQKNYTPYVGDESFLVPATERTQTLWNLVRDLMRVEREKGILDVDTKIPSNIVSHNPGYIDQSLEQIVGLQTDQPLKRAIMPFGGIRVVKASLHSYGYELDPETEEIFTKYRKTHNDGVFDAYTHQMKKARHSGIITGLPDAYGRGRIIGDYRRIALYGIDRLISDKKEQLESLELDEIVATTIQLREEISEQIKALKELKIMAASYGFDLSLPAANAKEAVQWTYFGYLVAVKEQNGAAMSLGRVSTFLDIYFNRDLKQGILTESEAQEIIDHFVIKLRMVRFLRAPEYNQLFSGDPTWVTECIGGMAEDGRSLVSKTSFRFLHTLSTLGPAPEPNLTVLWSENLPENFKKFCAKVSIDSSSIQYENDDLMRPIYGDDYGIACCVSAMRIGKQMQFFGARANLAKALLYAINGGKDEKTGEQIAPLFAPITSEYLDYDEVVTKFDQMMEWLAKLYVNTLNVIHYMHDKYCYERIEMALHDRDVYRTLACGIAGLSVVADSLSAIKYAQVKILRGENGLALDYEIQGDYPKYGNNDQRVDEIAVNLVRTFMNKVRNQKTYRHAVPTQSILTITSNVVYGKMTGNTPDGRKAGEPFAPGANPLHGRDSNGAIASFASVAKLPYEHAQDGISYTFSIIPKALGKTLEDQVNNLTGMLDGFFYDGGHHINVNVLDKEMLIDAMNHPENYPQLTIRVSGYAVNFIKLTREQQLDVIKRTFHDRF, encoded by the coding sequence ATGATTGCTACAAATGAACGTCGAATCTTAAATCAATCCCCTAGTAATTTATGTGAACAATGGCAAGGATTTATTGAAGGGAAATGGACAAAAGAAGTTAATGTCAGAAATTTTATTCAAAAAAATTATACCCCTTATGTTGGGGATGAATCCTTTTTAGTTCCTGCCACTGAACGAACTCAAACCCTGTGGAATTTAGTTCGAGATTTGATGCGGGTAGAACGGGAAAAAGGTATTTTAGATGTGGATACAAAAATTCCCTCTAATATTGTTTCTCACAACCCAGGTTATATTGATCAAAGCTTAGAACAAATTGTCGGTTTACAAACCGATCAGCCCTTAAAACGTGCAATTATGCCCTTTGGTGGAATTCGGGTTGTTAAAGCTTCTTTGCATTCCTATGGTTATGAACTTGATCCCGAAACCGAAGAAATTTTTACGAAATATCGCAAAACTCATAATGATGGAGTTTTTGATGCCTATACTCATCAAATGAAAAAAGCGCGACATTCTGGTATTATTACCGGATTACCCGATGCCTATGGACGGGGACGAATTATTGGCGATTATCGTCGCATTGCGTTGTATGGAATTGATCGGTTAATTAGTGATAAAAAAGAACAACTTGAATCCTTAGAATTGGATGAAATTGTCGCAACCACCATTCAACTACGGGAAGAAATTTCAGAACAAATTAAAGCCTTAAAAGAACTCAAAATCATGGCGGCGAGTTATGGATTTGATCTGAGTCTTCCGGCTGCCAATGCCAAAGAAGCGGTACAGTGGACGTATTTCGGTTATTTAGTGGCCGTTAAAGAACAAAATGGTGCTGCGATGTCCTTGGGACGGGTTTCAACTTTCCTAGATATCTACTTTAATCGGGATTTAAAACAAGGTATTTTAACGGAATCTGAAGCCCAAGAAATTATCGATCATTTTGTGATTAAATTGCGGATGGTACGATTTTTACGAGCCCCAGAATATAATCAATTATTCTCAGGTGATCCCACTTGGGTAACAGAATGTATCGGAGGAATGGCAGAAGACGGACGCTCATTAGTCAGTAAAACCAGTTTCCGGTTCCTACATACATTATCAACGTTAGGCCCCGCACCAGAACCGAATTTAACGGTTTTATGGTCAGAAAACTTACCTGAAAATTTCAAGAAATTCTGCGCTAAAGTTTCGATTGATAGCAGTTCCATTCAATATGAAAATGATGATCTCATGCGTCCTATTTATGGGGATGATTATGGAATTGCTTGTTGTGTTAGTGCCATGCGGATTGGCAAACAAATGCAGTTTTTTGGAGCACGCGCTAACTTAGCTAAAGCTTTACTTTATGCGATTAATGGCGGAAAAGATGAAAAAACTGGGGAACAAATTGCCCCCCTATTTGCTCCGATTACTTCTGAATATTTAGATTATGATGAAGTCGTCACCAAATTTGATCAAATGATGGAATGGTTGGCGAAATTATACGTCAATACCTTGAATGTGATTCACTATATGCACGATAAATACTGTTATGAACGCATTGAAATGGCGTTACATGATCGGGATGTTTATCGAACCTTAGCTTGTGGGATCGCAGGGTTATCCGTTGTAGCTGATTCTTTATCCGCGATTAAATATGCTCAAGTCAAAATATTGCGGGGAGAAAATGGGTTAGCTCTGGATTATGAAATTCAAGGAGATTATCCTAAATATGGCAATAATGATCAACGAGTCGATGAAATTGCCGTGAATTTAGTTCGGACTTTTATGAATAAAGTTCGCAATCAAAAAACCTATCGCCATGCCGTACCCACCCAATCTATTTTAACAATTACTTCCAATGTGGTGTATGGCAAAATGACCGGAAATACCCCCGATGGACGTAAAGCAGGTGAACCTTTTGCACCTGGAGCAAACCCCCTTCATGGACGGGATAGTAACGGTGCGATCGCCTCCTTTGCTTCTGTGGCAAAACTGCCTTATGAACACGCTCAAGATGGGATTTCTTACACCTTTTCTATTATTCCGAAAGCCTTGGGTAAAACCCTAGAGGATCAAGTTAATAACCTCACGGGAATGTTGGATGGATTTTTCTATGATGGCGGACATCATATTAATGTTAATGTCTTGGATAAAGAGATGCTCATTGATGCCATGAATCATCCTGAAAACTATCCTCAACTTACCATTCGGGTTTCTGGATATGCGGTGAATTTCATTAAATTAACTCGTGAACAACAGTTAGACGTGATTAAACGCACATTCCATGATCGGTTTTAG
- a CDS encoding SDR family NAD(P)-dependent oxidoreductase translates to MDIQPTNPDYFIPNRFQGKTILITGAATGIGSATAIRAAREGANVVGVDRKEKELNQTISNIKGEGHNAIAIVGNVVETALCDRMVTEAVKVFGGVDLVLNAAGVMDGGDPAQPLNFEGQRNLLPNSIHLATDEYWDAVVATNTTGVFKSMRSELRQMVAQGQGGAIVNIGSIAGLTGLAGNPAYVASKHGVTGLTRNAALDYAPYGIRINSVNMAATDTPMVARAGEFVQASKKSGEGSSMGGLKLQSILSAVDSKHRSATVWEQGAIILFLLSPDASNLTGCTYATDGGWTAY, encoded by the coding sequence ATGGATATTCAGCCCACTAATCCTGACTATTTTATTCCCAATCGATTTCAAGGAAAAACGATTTTAATTACAGGTGCGGCGACGGGAATTGGATCGGCTACGGCGATTAGAGCCGCTCGTGAGGGTGCTAATGTGGTGGGAGTTGACCGCAAGGAAAAAGAACTCAATCAGACCATTAGCAACATTAAAGGGGAAGGACATAATGCGATCGCAATTGTCGGGAATGTGGTAGAAACGGCATTATGCGATCGTATGGTAACAGAAGCGGTGAAGGTCTTTGGCGGTGTCGATTTGGTGCTGAATGCGGCGGGAGTCATGGATGGAGGCGATCCGGCTCAACCTCTGAATTTTGAAGGTCAACGCAATTTGTTACCTAATTCAATTCATCTGGCTACTGATGAATATTGGGATGCTGTGGTAGCAACGAATACAACGGGTGTATTTAAGTCGATGCGCTCAGAACTGCGACAGATGGTTGCACAGGGTCAAGGGGGAGCTATTGTTAATATTGGTTCGATTGCAGGCTTAACCGGATTAGCTGGAAATCCCGCCTACGTTGCTAGTAAACACGGAGTTACAGGCTTAACGCGAAATGCAGCCCTAGATTATGCGCCTTACGGGATTCGCATCAACTCAGTTAATATGGCAGCCACAGATACACCAATGGTAGCGAGAGCGGGTGAATTTGTGCAAGCCAGCAAAAAATCTGGAGAGGGTAGCTCAATGGGTGGACTCAAACTCCAGAGCATTTTGTCTGCTGTTGATTCTAAACATCGTTCGGCTACGGTTTGGGAACAAGGAGCTATTATTCTGTTTCTTTTGTCTCCAGATGCTTCTAATTTAACGGGTTGTACTTATGCGACGGATGGAGGTTGGACGGCTTACTAA
- the hoxE gene encoding bidirectional hydrogenase complex protein HoxE → MQSSTVTAAKTDKPKAETAKGGDKRFKVLDMTMKRNQYRQDALIEVLHKAQESFGYLEEEVLIYVARNLKLPLSYVYGVATFYHLFSLKPNGAHTCVVCLGTACYVKGSGDVLAALEAKTGIKAGETTPDNQISIMTARCIGACGIAPAVVFDGKVAPQISPEVACDRIAEWE, encoded by the coding sequence ATGCAATCTTCTACGGTAACTGCTGCAAAAACCGATAAGCCCAAGGCTGAAACTGCCAAAGGAGGCGATAAACGATTTAAAGTCCTCGATATGACGATGAAACGGAATCAATATCGTCAGGACGCTTTAATTGAAGTGCTGCATAAAGCGCAAGAATCCTTTGGCTATTTAGAAGAAGAAGTTTTAATCTATGTGGCGCGCAATTTAAAACTGCCCCTGAGTTATGTCTACGGGGTGGCCACATTCTATCATTTATTCTCCCTCAAACCCAATGGGGCCCATACCTGTGTTGTGTGTTTGGGAACCGCTTGTTACGTCAAAGGTAGCGGGGATGTCTTAGCCGCCTTGGAAGCGAAAACGGGAATTAAAGCGGGGGAAACTACTCCCGATAATCAAATTTCCATTATGACCGCCCGTTGTATTGGGGCTTGTGGCATTGCTCCGGCTGTTGTTTTTGATGGTAAAGTTGCTCCCCAAATTTCCCCAGAGGTGGCTTGCGATCGCATTGCGGAATGGGAGTAG
- the nifJ gene encoding pyruvate:ferredoxin (flavodoxin) oxidoreductase, which produces MNTKNYATLDGNEAVARVAYRLSEVIAIYPITPSSPMGEWADTWASVGDKNLWGTVPAVVEMQSEGGAAGAIHGALQAGSLTTTFTASQGLMLMLPNLYKIAGELTCAVIQVAARSLAAQGLSIFGDHSDVMAARATGFALLCSASVQEAQDMALIAQAATLEARVPFIHFFDGFRTSHEVQKIDLLDESVMRDMIDDQYVYEHRNRALTPDRPVLRGTAQNPDVYFQARETVNPFYAKTPEIVQRAMDKFGQLTGRNYKLFEYHGAPDAEKVIILMGSGCETVHETVDYLNAQGEKLGVLKVRLYRPWQGEQLVAELPETVKAIAVLDRTKEPGSSGEPLYLDVVTAVQEVMLGDNEDLKAKIKNLKTLVGGRYGLSSKEFNPAMVKGIFDNLAQTKPKNHFTIGIHDDVSQTSLEYDPNFSTEPDNVVRAMFYGLGADGTVGANKNSIKIIGEETDNYAQGYFVYDSKKSGAVTVSHLRFGPQPIRSIYLISQANFIGCHQWTFIEKLDVLKCAMDGTTFLLNSPYGPDEVWENLPIEIQETIIRKNIKLYVINANQVARDTGMGNRINTIMQVCFFALAKVLPRDEAIYQIKKAIEKTYGKKGAEIVRLNLKAVDDTLEHLYEVETRHGTSLLRRALPVPEAAPAFVKEVEGMMIAGRGDELPVSKLPCDGTYPTGTSKWEKRNIAQDIPVWDADVCVQCGKCIMVCPHAVIRGKAYDAAALENAPASFKFTDVKDKAFGGEKFTIQVAPEDCTGCGVCVDVCPAKNKSMPSKKAINMAPQLPLREQEAENWDFFLSIPNPDRLKLRPDMIRQQQWQEPLFEFSGACGGCGETPYVKLVTQLFGDRMMVANATGCSSIYGGNLPTTPWTQNADGRGPAWANSLFEDNAEFGLGFRMSIDKHTGFALELLQKLGGEVGDNLVSQILNNPQKSEADIWEQRQLVAELKQKLQGNHSPDAQQLLSLADYLVKKSVWIIGGDGWAYDIGYGGLDHVIASGRNVNILVLDTEVYSNTGGQSSKATPRGAVAKFAAGGKPSPKKDLGLIAMTYGNVYVASVAMGARDEHTLKAFLEAEAYDGPSIIIAYSHCIAHGINMATAMTHQKELVESGRWLLYRYNPELKEQGKNPLILDSKSPKKTVEPSMYAENRFKMLTKSKPADAKRLLQEAQQDVNSRWKLYEYMAARSVETKEHNGHSNGHSEAKSTPPSETKPPETTPV; this is translated from the coding sequence ATGAATACAAAAAATTATGCAACCCTAGATGGTAACGAAGCCGTTGCCCGTGTTGCCTATCGTTTAAGTGAAGTGATCGCCATTTATCCGATCACGCCTTCCTCACCAATGGGAGAATGGGCTGATACTTGGGCTTCTGTGGGTGATAAAAACCTGTGGGGAACGGTTCCAGCCGTTGTGGAAATGCAAAGCGAAGGGGGAGCAGCCGGAGCCATTCATGGAGCCTTACAAGCAGGTTCCCTCACCACCACCTTTACAGCATCCCAAGGGTTAATGTTAATGCTCCCCAACCTCTACAAAATTGCGGGAGAGTTAACCTGTGCCGTGATCCAAGTCGCTGCTCGCTCCTTAGCCGCCCAAGGGTTATCAATTTTTGGCGATCACAGTGACGTCATGGCTGCCAGAGCCACAGGGTTTGCTTTGTTGTGTTCGGCTTCGGTGCAAGAAGCCCAGGATATGGCGTTAATTGCCCAAGCCGCCACTTTAGAAGCACGGGTTCCGTTTATTCACTTTTTTGACGGATTTCGCACCTCTCATGAAGTTCAAAAAATTGATTTGTTAGATGAGAGTGTCATGCGAGACATGATCGATGATCAATACGTTTATGAACATCGTAACCGGGCGTTAACGCCTGACCGTCCCGTACTGCGAGGCACAGCCCAAAACCCGGATGTTTATTTCCAAGCCAGAGAAACCGTTAACCCGTTTTATGCCAAAACCCCGGAAATTGTACAACGGGCAATGGATAAATTCGGACAACTGACAGGACGGAATTATAAACTATTTGAATATCACGGCGCACCCGATGCCGAAAAAGTGATTATTCTCATGGGTTCCGGTTGCGAAACCGTTCATGAAACCGTCGATTATTTGAACGCTCAAGGAGAAAAATTAGGAGTCTTAAAAGTTCGGTTATACCGTCCTTGGCAGGGAGAACAATTAGTTGCAGAACTGCCAGAAACCGTCAAAGCGATCGCGGTTTTAGATCGAACCAAAGAACCCGGTTCTAGTGGGGAACCTCTCTATTTAGATGTGGTTACGGCCGTTCAAGAAGTGATGTTAGGAGATAACGAGGATCTCAAAGCTAAGATTAAAAACCTTAAAACTTTAGTCGGCGGTCGTTACGGCTTATCCTCTAAAGAATTTAACCCGGCAATGGTTAAAGGCATTTTTGATAATTTAGCTCAAACTAAACCCAAAAATCACTTTACCATCGGCATTCATGATGATGTTAGCCAAACGTCATTAGAATACGATCCTAACTTCTCCACCGAACCGGATAACGTCGTCCGGGCAATGTTCTATGGTTTGGGCGCCGATGGAACCGTTGGTGCGAATAAAAACTCGATTAAAATTATTGGGGAAGAAACTGATAATTACGCCCAAGGGTATTTTGTTTATGACTCTAAAAAATCCGGGGCTGTTACCGTTTCTCACCTGCGGTTTGGGCCACAACCGATCCGGTCAATTTATTTAATTAGCCAAGCCAATTTTATCGGATGCCATCAATGGACATTTATCGAAAAATTAGACGTTCTCAAATGTGCAATGGACGGCACAACGTTCTTATTAAATAGTCCCTATGGCCCCGATGAAGTTTGGGAAAATTTGCCCATAGAAATTCAAGAAACCATCATCCGAAAAAATATCAAGCTTTATGTAATTAATGCCAACCAAGTCGCCCGTGATACGGGGATGGGCAACCGCATTAATACCATTATGCAGGTGTGTTTCTTTGCCTTAGCGAAGGTTTTACCACGGGATGAAGCGATCTATCAAATTAAAAAAGCGATCGAAAAAACCTACGGTAAAAAAGGTGCAGAAATTGTCCGCTTAAACTTAAAAGCTGTTGACGATACCCTAGAACATCTTTATGAAGTAGAGACGCGCCATGGCACGTCTCTACTGCGGCGGGCTTTACCCGTTCCTGAAGCGGCTCCCGCCTTTGTTAAAGAAGTTGAAGGCATGATGATCGCCGGACGAGGAGATGAACTACCCGTTAGTAAACTGCCTTGCGATGGTACTTATCCCACCGGAACCTCCAAATGGGAAAAACGCAATATTGCTCAAGATATCCCCGTTTGGGACGCCGATGTCTGTGTGCAGTGTGGCAAATGTATTATGGTTTGTCCCCATGCTGTTATTCGGGGTAAAGCTTATGATGCAGCAGCCTTAGAAAACGCTCCCGCCAGCTTTAAATTTACCGACGTTAAAGATAAAGCCTTTGGCGGTGAAAAATTCACCATCCAAGTCGCTCCCGAAGATTGTACCGGATGTGGCGTGTGTGTGGATGTTTGTCCGGCTAAAAATAAATCCATGCCGTCGAAAAAAGCCATTAACATGGCCCCTCAGTTACCCTTACGCGAACAAGAAGCGGAAAATTGGGATTTCTTCCTCAGTATTCCCAACCCGGATCGGTTAAAATTACGGCCAGATATGATCCGTCAACAACAATGGCAAGAACCGTTATTTGAGTTTTCGGGTGCTTGTGGCGGTTGTGGTGAAACCCCCTATGTTAAATTAGTAACTCAGTTATTTGGCGATCGCATGATGGTCGCTAACGCCACCGGATGTTCCTCCATTTATGGCGGTAACTTACCGACAACGCCTTGGACACAAAACGCCGATGGACGTGGCCCCGCTTGGGCAAATAGTTTATTTGAAGATAACGCCGAATTTGGCTTAGGGTTCCGTATGTCCATCGACAAACACACTGGGTTTGCCTTGGAACTGTTGCAAAAACTCGGTGGTGAAGTTGGGGATAATTTAGTGAGCCAAATTCTCAATAACCCACAAAAATCAGAAGCGGATATTTGGGAACAACGGCAACTCGTTGCTGAACTTAAACAAAAATTACAGGGAAATCATTCCCCCGATGCTCAACAATTATTGAGTTTAGCGGATTATTTAGTTAAAAAATCCGTTTGGATTATTGGGGGCGATGGTTGGGCCTATGATATTGGTTACGGTGGCTTAGATCATGTCATCGCCAGTGGCCGCAACGTCAATATTTTAGTGTTGGATACGGAAGTTTATTCCAATACGGGGGGACAGTCCTCGAAAGCCACTCCACGCGGGGCCGTTGCCAAGTTTGCGGCTGGGGGTAAACCGTCACCCAAGAAAGACTTAGGCTTAATTGCCATGACCTACGGTAACGTTTATGTAGCGAGTGTGGCGATGGGTGCACGGGATGAACATACCCTCAAAGCCTTCTTAGAAGCGGAAGCCTATGACGGGCCATCGATTATTATTGCCTATTCTCACTGTATTGCTCACGGGATTAATATGGCAACGGCCATGACCCACCAAAAAGAATTGGTGGAAAGTGGTCGTTGGTTGCTGTATCGCTATAACCCTGAACTCAAAGAACAAGGCAAAAACCCGTTAATTTTAGATTCTAAATCACCCAAGAAAACCGTTGAACCTTCCATGTATGCGGAGAACCGTTTCAAAATGCTCACCAAGAGCAAACCAGCAGACGCCAAACGGTTATTACAAGAAGCTCAACAGGACGTTAATAGCCGTTGGAAATTGTATGAATACATGGCCGCTCGTTCTGTAGAAACTAAGGAGCATAACGGTCATTCTAACGGTCATTCAGAGGCAAAATCTACCCCACCTTCTGAAACCAAACCCCCTGAAACCACACCTGTATAA
- the pflA gene encoding pyruvate formate-lyase-activating protein yields MTVKTHQHPETIQSISRLSKVSGRIHSIETCGTVDGPGIRFIIFTQGCCLQCLYCHNPDTRNREDGIEITVDELIAEIQKYRSYMRFSGGGVTISGGEPLVQPDFVQAIFQRCQEIGIHTALDTSGFVNLTVAKPVLEFVDLVLLDIKSFDPLTYRQVTGTSIEPTLRFAHYLNEIKKPTWIRFVLVPNLTDDPDNIEGLAKFISQLKNVEKVELSPFHKLGEYKWEKLGYTYRLQDRPVPTSEQINQVKDCFKRYGISVQ; encoded by the coding sequence ATGACGGTTAAAACCCATCAACATCCAGAAACCATTCAAAGCATTTCACGGCTTTCTAAAGTTTCAGGTCGGATTCATTCTATAGAGACTTGTGGCACCGTTGATGGCCCAGGAATCCGATTTATTATTTTTACTCAAGGCTGTTGTCTCCAGTGTCTTTATTGCCATAACCCTGACACTCGAAACCGAGAAGATGGCATAGAAATTACTGTTGATGAACTAATTGCTGAAATTCAAAAATATCGCTCTTATATGCGATTTTCGGGAGGGGGTGTTACGATTAGCGGGGGTGAACCCTTAGTACAACCCGACTTTGTGCAAGCAATTTTCCAACGCTGCCAAGAAATCGGAATTCACACCGCCTTGGATACTTCAGGTTTCGTTAACTTAACCGTTGCTAAACCTGTACTCGAATTTGTAGATTTGGTTTTATTGGATATTAAATCCTTTGATCCGTTAACCTATCGTCAAGTAACGGGTACTTCTATTGAACCCACCTTGAGATTTGCTCACTATTTGAACGAGATTAAAAAACCCACTTGGATTCGGTTCGTTTTAGTTCCTAATCTGACCGATGATCCCGACAATATTGAAGGATTAGCTAAGTTTATTTCTCAATTGAAAAATGTGGAAAAAGTAGAATTATCACCTTTCCACAAACTCGGAGAATATAAGTGGGAAAAACTGGGATACACTTATCGCCTCCAAGATAGGCCCGTGCCAACTTCTGAGCAGATTAATCAAGTTAAAGACTGTTTTAAGCGTTATGGAATTTCAGTTCAATAA